The following proteins come from a genomic window of Pseudomonas putida:
- a CDS encoding DUF523 domain-containing protein, producing the protein MTRSDPPKVLVSACLLGQPVRYDGRASGHPDLLQRWQAEGRVVPLCPEVAGGLPTPRPPAEIPGGQGGEVLDGAAQVLTVNGEDVSAAFLAGAQQALALVRRHGIRVAVLKAGSPSCGNRLTYDGTFAGVKVPGQGVTTALLRREGVLVFSELELEEAQRTLAGLSA; encoded by the coding sequence ATGACCCGTTCTGACCCGCCCAAGGTGCTGGTCAGCGCCTGCCTGCTGGGACAGCCGGTGCGTTATGACGGGCGGGCCAGCGGCCATCCTGATCTGTTGCAGCGCTGGCAGGCTGAAGGGCGTGTAGTGCCGTTGTGCCCGGAGGTGGCCGGCGGCCTGCCCACACCGCGCCCGCCCGCGGAGATCCCGGGCGGGCAGGGCGGCGAGGTGCTCGACGGGGCGGCGCAGGTGCTGACGGTGAATGGCGAGGACGTAAGCGCGGCCTTTCTTGCCGGTGCCCAGCAGGCGCTGGCGCTGGTGCGTCGGCATGGCATCCGGGTGGCTGTGCTTAAGGCGGGCAGCCCTTCGTGTGGCAACCGCTTGACCTACGATGGCACGTTCGCTGGGGTGAAGGTGCCAGGGCAGGGGGTGACCACCGCACTGCTGCGGCGGGAGGGAGTGCTGGTGTTCAGTGAGCTGGAGCTGGAAGAGGCCCAGCGAACGCTGGCTGGGTTGTCAGCGTAG